A stretch of DNA from Brassica napus cultivar Da-Ae unplaced genomic scaffold, Da-Ae ScsIHWf_197;HRSCAF=349, whole genome shotgun sequence:
CCTTGCGCCGAGTGCGGGAAGATGCACTACGGTGAGTGCAAAGGACCAGGATGTTTCAAATGCGGGCAACTGGGGCATATCAAACGGAATTGCCCGCAGCTCAATGACGGGACAGTCACCAAGACACCCAACACAACGTGCCAACAATGTGGTCGTTACGGGCATGCGGCCCGGGAGTGCCGTGACCGGACCGAAGCAGGGACAGGGGCTGCACTGCCGGCACCGCCACCAAAGAAGCCAGCAACCCTACCAAGAGTGTTCGTAGCAGGGAACAACCAGGGAACGGAGACCATAGCAGGTAATTAACTATGTTTAATTATTCTTATCAAATCAAATGACAAAAGAATGAGTTTTAGGGAAGTAGACGCTTAGGTATAGTCTCCGTGTAGGGATGGTGAAGGTCGGAGGAGTTGTAGCATATACACTCTTCGACACGGGGGCCACTCACAGTTTTGTGAGCCAGGACCTAACCAGGAGATGGAGTTTCCAGGGAAATTACGAGGGCCGAACCACACGGGTAGAGACAGCCGGACCAGACGAGATATCCGCCATGGGAGTATTCGTGGGAGTGGCCGTGGAACTCGCCGAAGTGGTCATGCCAGTTGACTTGCTTAAACTGGAGATGGGACGTTACGAGGTGATCCTCGGAATGGACTGGTTATCACAATACGGGGCAGTTATTGACTGTAACGGAGCAAACATACGGATCCCCAGGGAGGGAGGACGAGTGGTGTTTGAAGGACCAAAAACCAAGACCGGGGTCACGATCATATCGATGGCACAAGCCGGAGAACTAATTAAAAGGGGGCACGACGCGTACCTGGCCACTATAGAAATGTTGGAGGCACCCAAGGAACCAAGGTTAGAGGATGTGGCTGCGGCGAGAGAATTCGCGGACATGTTCGAACCCCTGCAGGGACCACCGCCGAATAAAGACAGTGCATTCATGATCGAGTTGGAACCAGGAACTGCACCTGTCTCCAAGGCCCCCTATCGTCTGGCGCCGGCAGAAATGGCCGAGTTGCGGGAACAGTTGGAAGACTTGATAGGTAAGGGATTCATACGGCCAAGCAGCTCGCCATGGGGAGCTCCGGTACTCTTTGTAAGGAAGAAGGATGGAAGCTTGAGACTCTGCATTGATTATAGAGGACTGAATAAGGTGACCATCAAGAACAAGTACCCACTACCCAGGATCGACGAACTGTTGGACCAGTTGGTAGGAGCGACCTGGTTCTCCAAGATAGACCTTGCATCGGGATACCACCAAATTCCTATAGCCGAGAAGGATGTACAGAAGACGGCGTTCCGCACACGTTATGGACATTTTGAATTCGTCGTAATGCCGTTTGGGCTAACCAACGCACCAGCAGCCTTCATGGGTATGATGAATAATGTCTTCCGAGAATACTTGGACCGCTGCGTGATAGTTTTTATCGACGATATACTCATCTACTCCCGGAGCAAGGAAGAACACGACTGGCACCTTAGGATAGTGTTGGAAAAACTGTGTGAACATAAGTTGTACGCAAAAttaagcaagtgtagtttctggcagaGGAAGATAGGATTCCTCGGACACGTTATCACAGAGGCTGGAGTAGCGGTAGACCAAGAAAAGATCAAAGCCATAATCCAATGGCCTATCCCAAAGAATGCCACGGAAGTAAGGAGCTTTTTGGGTTTGGCAGGGTACTACCGGAAGTTTGTACGAGATTTCGCCACCACCGCAAAACCCCACACCAGGTTAACCGGAAAGGACACCAAGTTTGATTGGTCAGAATCGTGCACCAAAGGGTTCGAACAACTGAAACATCAGCTGACTCAGACACCTGTACTGGTCCTGCCACGAACCGGCATACCGTTTGTGGTATACACGGATGCCTCTAGGGTGGGAGTAGGGTGTGTACTCATGCAAGAGAAACGAGTAATTGCTTACGCGTCACGACAACTAAAGAAGCACGAAGCCAACTATCCCACTCACGATCTGGAACTCGCGGCTGTTGTCTTCGCCCTAAAGATCTGGCGGGCTTATTTGTACGGAGAGAAAGTTCAAGTTTTTACTGACCACAAGAGCTTGAAGTATGTCTTCACGCAGGCTGACCTGAACCTTAGGCAAAGAAGGTGGATGGAAATGCTAGCCGATTTCGACTTATGAATCGATTACCACCCTGGGAAGGGAAACCCAGTAGCAGATGCGCTTAGCAGGAGAAGGTCCGATGTCTCAGGGGCCAGAGAGGTGCAAGAACTCTCGGGGATGTTGGCGACCCTAAGCCTGAGGGCCACGACGGTTCAGGAGGACGGAATAGGACTCGAAGCATTGGACCAGGCAGATTTACTATGGAGAATCAAGGAAGAACAGAAGAAGGACGACAGCTTACTGGAGAAGGTCAACAAACAAGTCATAGGTTAACGTACCACAGAAAATGGGACCATCCTATTCCGAAATAGGGTTAGTGTTCCGAATAACTGGGACCTGAGAAGAGAAAATTTGAGACAAGCACATCAGACGCGTTTCTCCATCCACCCCGGAAGTACTAAGATGTACTGGGATCTGAAACGATATTAGCACTGGGATGGAGTGAAAAGCGACGTGGCAACATGGGTCTCCCAGTGTCCTACTTGTCAGGTAGTAAAGGCAGAAAAGAGGATACCGAGTGGATTATTGCAGGGCTTACCACTACCTCAATGGAAATGCGACATGGTCACTATGGACTTCGTGACAGGATTGCCTCGGATAACGGGCAATAAGGATGCAATATGGGTAATAGTGGATCGACTCACAAAGACGGCGCATTTCATCGCCATCAAGAAGACTGATGGAGCAGACATACTTGCTCGCAAGTACCTAGACACCGTGGTACGGCTGCATGGAATACCTGTGAGCATCGTGTCAGATAGGGATCCCAAGTTCACTTCAACCTTCTGGCAAGCGTTCCAAAAGGAATTGGGCACCAAGGTACATCTTAGCACGGCCTACCTTCCCCAGACCGACGGTCAGTCAGAACACACGATACAGACACTGGAGGACATGCTACAAGCATGTGTCTTGGACTGGGGGGAAGTGGGGAGAGTACCTGCCGCTGGTGGAATTTGCATACAACAACAGTTATCATTCTAGCATTGGAATGTCTCCGTTCGAGGCCCTATATGGGAGGCCCTGTCGAACCCCTATGTGTTGGACCGAAGTGGGGGAGCGACGTGGTATGGAGCCAAGCCTGATTAGTGAAACAGTAGAACATGTAAACCTGTTGAAGGATCGTCTCAAAGAGGCTCACGGCCGTCAGAAAAGCTATGCTGACCAGCGCCGAAAACATCTAGAATTCGCAGTAGGAGACGAAGTATACTTAAAGATGCGTACGTTCCGCGGAAATGACCCGAACCGGAAACTAAAGAAACTCAAGCCTAGATATATGGGTCCTTTTGTCATCACGGAGCGAATCGGAGCAGTAGCGTATCGACTGGTGCTACCACCCGACATGGCAGACTTCCACGATGTGTTCCACGTGTCGGTCTTACGGAAGGTGGTGCGGGAGCCTGAACTGGTATTGTCCCAGCCACCCCGGGATGCGCGACCCAACTTAACCCTGAATAATACCCTCATCAGGATCCTGGACCGGAAAGAGATAGATGTCCATGGAAAGAAGGTGCGGATGGTACTAGTACGATGGGAAAGAGATGGGATACCCGAGGAGGTATGGGAGCGTGAGTTCCAATTTTTGGAGACCTATCCGGGGATGTTCCAGACAGAGACACAgcagaattcggggacgaattcagttctagtgggggagaattgtaacacCCCGGCCCAGGCCCAACAGAGAGAAACCCTAAGTAACCCTAATCCTAACAACTATAAAAGGAGGTGCCTCCCTACAGCTGAGCCATCAGACACCCACCAAGCGAAGCCTTGCGAGAGTCGAGAGCTGCTACCGCCACCAGTCTGCCGAGGAAGCGCCGCCGTCGACCACCGCCAGCGCAGCCCAAGTCGCCGATCGCGGGTACCAAGCCGTCGGCTTCTCGATTCTGTGGAGTGTAACTGCCTGCGTTTAGATCGTTAAGACTTCGGAGAGCCGGATCCGGAACAGAACCTACTTCCTTGCTATCCTAGAACCAGATCCACAACCAACTAAGGTGAGGACTTGTTTGTGAACTCCTCTCAAGATTCCTAACCCCGTATGGTATTAGGAAGTAACTAGTATGAGCTAGGTTGATTGTTATAAGGAATGAATTCAATGATAAGATTGATGAATGGTAATAAATGATTGAGAGTCTAGAATGACTaaagtaagaaagagtctaGAAAGACTAAGAATAAACTGAGAAGTTGAACAAAGTACAAACCACCGAGGGACTGGTGGGGAGAATGGGAAACGCGGCGgccgtagcgttcaaaaacgGCAGGGTAAGAATAGAAgcgccggtaagattgagtcacgccgagtcttggcgggaaggggCCGTAATACACTGCAAAAGGTATAGACTACATCCAAGGAAACCGGATGCCGAGTGTACCAGGGCAGGCGGCTCCATAGGGATGCAGCAAGAAAAGGGGAGGAATGgtccgcttgagctgtgtaggtcctagGTGTCTAGGATTATGAATATGAATTGCTAGCCCTGTTAGTTT
This window harbors:
- the LOC125599747 gene encoding uncharacterized protein LOC125599747: MEMFGGGADLIAADNWRRKLEKNFLSARCPPEYRRDLAAHHLKEDALVWWDCVVEGARDQPELTWEDFLEEFNNKYFPREAMDKMEGRFQDINQGSRDVRKYGEEFNRLRRFAGRHMTEKELIRRFMKGLRIETKNSCNVREFRTLNELVEKAAEQEAGIEEQRKQNQATRAPKRPRETSTPSDSGTGRTPCAECGKMHYGECKGPGCFKCGQLGHIKRNCPQLNDGTVTKTPNTTCQQCGRYGHAARECRDRTEAGTGAALPAPPPKKPATLPRVFVAGNNQGTETIAGMVKVGGVVAYTLFDTGATHSFVSQDLTRRWSFQGNYEGRTTRVETAGPDEISAMGVFVGVAVELAEVVMPVDLLKLEMGRYEVILGMDWLSQYGAVIDCNGANIRIPREGGRVVFEGPKTKTGVTIISMAQAGELIKRGHDAYLATIEMLEAPKEPRLEDVAAAREFADMFEPLQGPPPNKDSAFMIELEPGTAPVSKAPYRLAPAEMAELREQLEDLIGKGFIRPSSSPWGAPVLFVRKKDGSLRLCIDYRGLNKVTIKNKYPLPRIDELLDQLVGATWFSKIDLASGYHQIPIAEKDVQKTAFRTRYGHFEFVVMPFGLTNAPAAFMGMMNNVFREYLDRCVIVFIDDILIYSRSKEEHDWHLRIVLEKLCEHKLYAKLSKCSFWQRKIGFLGHVITEAGVAVDQEKIKAIIQWPIPKNATEVRSFLGLAGYYRKFVRDFATTAKPHTRLTGKDTKFDWSESCTKGFEQLKHQLTQTPVLVLPRTGIPFVVYTDASRVGVGCVLMQEKRVIAYASRQLKKHEANYPTHDLELAAVVFALKIWRAYLYGEKVQVFTDHKSLKYVFTQADLNLRQRRWMEMLADFDL